Proteins encoded within one genomic window of Thunnus albacares chromosome 13, fThuAlb1.1, whole genome shotgun sequence:
- the kcnj15 gene encoding ATP-sensitive inward rectifier potassium channel 15: MAIRKAGVQRRIVSKDGHNNVRIVNVEGMVKLYLHDIWTTVVDMKWRYKLTLFASTFVMTWFIFGVIFYFIGMGNGDFEGGLNSNHTPCVVNVDTLTGAFLFSLESQTTIGYGFRYISEECPLAIFTLVAQLVITGLAEIFVTGAFLAKLARPKKRAETIKFSQSAVICWRQGKLCLMLRVANMRKSLLIQCQLTGKLLHSNVTAEGEKTQIHQSSVNFCIDSSGECPFLILPLTFYHVLDEHSPLAGLNAENLHTREFELLVTLNATMESTAATCQSRTSYIPKEILWGYEFKPVLFSTASGRYVADFNFFDKVQVSNDAAFLSNNTEKLKLENDYKK; this comes from the coding sequence ATGGCCATCAGGAAGGCAGGCGTCCAGCGAAGGATTGTGTCCAAAGACGGCCACAACAATGTGCGGATTGTCAACGTGGAAGGCATGGTCAAGCTGTACCTGCATGACATCTGGACCACTGTGGTGGACATGAAATGGCGCTACAAACTCACTCTGTTTGCCTCCACCTTTGTCATGACTTGGTTCATCTTTGGTGTCATCTTTTACTTCATTGGCATGGGCAATGGAGACTTTGAGGGTGGTCTGAATTCCAACCACACACCCTGTGTGGTGAACGTGGATACACTCACTGGAGCCTTCCTGTTCTCCCTGGAGTCACAGACCACCATTGGCTATGGTTTTCGTTATATCTCCGAGGAGTGTCCACTGGCTATCTTCACTCTGGTGGCTCAGCTCGTCATCACCGGCCTGGCTGAGATCTTTGTCACTGGTGCCTTTCTGGCCAAACTGGCTCGTCCCAAGAAGCGAGCAGAGACCATCAAGTTCAGCCAGTCTGCGGTGATCTGCTGGCGCCAAGGCAAGCTGTGTCTGATGCTGAGGGTGGCAAACATGAGGAAGAGTCTTCTGATCCAGTGTCAGCTCACAGGAAAGCTCCTTCACTCCAATGTGACTGCGGAGGGCGAGAAGACCCAGATCCACCAGAGCTCTGTTAATTTCTGCATTGACTCCAGTGGAGAATGTCCCTTCCTCATCCTCCCGCTCACCTTCTACCATGTCCTGGATGAACATAGCCCGCTGGCAGGACTGAACGCGGAAAACCTTCACACTCGTGAGTTTGAGCTACTGGTGACCCTCAATGCCACCATGGAGTCGACTGCGGCCACATGTCAGAGCCGCACCTCTTACATTCCTAAGGAGATCCTCTGGGGTTACGAGTTCAAGCCGGTGCTGTTCAGCACCGCAAGTGGCCGTTATGTGGCAGATTTCAACTTCTTTGACAAGGTGCAAGTGAGCAACGACGCAGCCTTCCtcagcaacaacacagagaAGCTAAAACTGgaaaatgattataaaaaatag
- the smg8 gene encoding protein SMG8, with protein MKEANMALPVSVGTLLQADLQEDAAYRDDGLCVVGIFGKSNMQAGPLKESLINSLADKHIFSLFGAPEEDGGTADCSSHIQALYSQEDRVLYLLLSSVCDSRQLLRACRSLSAGTGHSDAHDFWKGLDRQHCLHLLYMFSVCHVLLLVHPNQTFDVSYDRLFRALDALRQKVLPLIRAAIKDCPVSKEWKLNCRPCPPRLLFVFQMNGTLKVSANSSESGGNPDKPKKHSPRRRLQHALEDQIYRIFRKSRVLTNQSSNCLFTVPANQAFVYVIPAVDEDPVGALLGQLRSNCILCDQDSSTSVAGPRRYQQMRRSVRQPSYIGDTGSMSMGSQLVDCSLKEFLWQHVELVLTKKGFDDSVGRNPQPSHFELPTYSKWVQVASRLHQVLISNTEEEISELATKVQSQLKVLEGFLDADTKFSENRCQKALPLAHSAYQSNLPHNYTTTVHKNQLAQALRVYSQHARGVAFQRYALQVHEDCYKFWSNGHQLCEERSLTDQHCVHKFHLLPQPGEKPDMDRNPPILNHNSRGRSTSSCNCGRKQAPREDPFDIQAANYDFYQMLEEKCCGKLERIEFPVFQPSTPDPAPACNQAQRLPSEASGSGEAERLKEPSTAQSHTPGDTSLSLALSLGQSTDSLGPYGDGDGTETQVQQKRPSLVDRQPSTVEYLPGMVHSGCPKGLLPKFSSWSLVKLGPAKSYNCHTGLEQPGFLPGSSFLLPWDLVIRSRSEEDTGLVEPLDGGTSSWPAPNKSLVGKRGSTGGLGRSRRRDDMARVFVGFEYEDSRGRRFISSGPDKIVKVLGPGGAKDPATRVLNTDMPLYIPSPSQGRGLKAHFAQLTRLFIVVPDAQLEVTLNPQVQPGPPPCPVFHPEQTDLVLPPDGLWVLRFPYSYLTDRGPCYPPKENQPLNNYKVLRGILKATTANPPPQ; from the exons ATGAAGGAAGCAAACATGGCTCTCCCTGTGAGTGTGGGGACTCTGCTGCAGGCGGACCTCCAGGAGGACGCTGCGTACCGGGACGACGGCCTGTGTGTCGTCGGTATTTTCGGTAAGAGCAACATGCAGGCCGGCCCGCTGAAGGAGTCTCTCATCAACAGTCTGGCGGACAAACACATCTTCTCTCTGTTCGGAGCACCGGAAGAGGACGGCGGCACCGCGGACTGCAGCAGCCACATCCAGGCTCTGTACAGCCAGGAGGACCGGGTGCTgtacctgctgctctcctccgTGTGCGACAGCCGTCAGCTGCTGCGGGCCTGCCGGTCTCTGAGCGCTGGCACCGGCCACTCCGACGCCCACGACTTCTGGAAAGGCCTTGACAGACAGCACTGCCTCCACCTGCTCTACATGTTCTCGGTGTGCCACGTCCTCCTGCTCGTCCATCCTAACCAGACCTTTGACGTGAGCTACGACCGGCTGTTTAGAGCCCTGGACGCCCTGCGGCAGAAGGTCCTGCCTCTGATCCGAGCTGCCATTAAAGACTGCCCGGTGTCCAAAGAGTGGAAGCTGAACTGTCGGCCCTGCCCTCCACGCCTGCTCTTCGTCTTCCAGATGAACGGCACTCTGAAG GTCTCTGCAAACAGTTCAGAGTCTGGAGGAAACCCTGACAAGCCCAAAAAGCACTCTCCCAGGAGGAGGCTGCAGCACGCCCTGGAGGACCAAATTTATCGCATCTTCCGTAAAAGCCGAGTCCTGACCAACCAAAGCAGCAACTGCTTGTTCACCGTGCCGGCCAACCAAGCATTTGTTTACGTGATCCCAGCGGTAGACGAGGATCCTGTGGGGGCCTTGCTTGGCCAGCTGCGATCCAACTGCATCTTGTGTGACCAAGACTCCAGCACGTCGGTGGCAGGACCGAGGCGTTATCAGCAGATGCGACGTTCAGTTCGGCAGCCCAGCTACATTGGAGACACAGGCAGCATGTCGATGGGCAGTCAGCTGGTGGACTGCAGCTTGAAGGAATTCCTCTGGCAGCACGTGGAGCTGGTGCTGACCAAGAAAGGCTTTGATGACAGCGTCGGCCGCAACCCACAACCTTCACACTTTGAGCTGCCGACCTACTCCAAATGGGTTCAGGTCGCATCCAGACTCCACCAAGTCCTAATTAgcaacacagaggaagaaatatcTGAGCTAGCCACCAAAGTGCAAAGCCAGCTGAAGGTTTTGGAGGGCTTTCTCGATGCCGACACAAAGTTCTCTGAGAACAGGTGCCAGAAAGCTCTGCCACTGGCTCACAGCGCTTACCAGTCCAACCTTCCCCATAATTACACCACAACGGTGCACAAAAACCAGCTGGCGCAGGCACTGCGAGTGTACAGCCAGCATGCCCGTGGTGTGGCTTTCCAGCGCTACGCCCTGCAGGTTCATGAGGACTGCTACAAGTTCTGGAGCAACGGCCACCAGCTCTGTGAGGAGCGAAGCCTCACTGACCAACACTGTGTTCACAAGTTCCACCTACTGCCTCAGCCAG GAGAGAAGCCAGACATGGATCGCAACCCTCCCATCCTGAACCACAACAGCAGGGGGCGCTCCACCAGCTCCTGTAACTGTGGGAGGAAACAGGCTCCTCGAGAGGATCCGTTTGACATCCAGGCCGCCAACTATGACTTCTACCAG ATGCTGGAGGAGAAATGCTGCGGGAAGCTGGAGAGGATTGAATTCCCTGTGTTCCAGCCCAGCACTCCTGACCCAGCCCCGGCCTGCAACCAAGCCCAGCGACTCCCATCTGAGGCGTCAGGCTCTGGTGAGGCAGAGAGGCTGAAGGAGCCAAGCACTGCCCAGAGCCACACACCTGGAGACACCAGCCTCAGCCTGGCTCTCAGTCTCGGCCAGTCCACTGACAGCCTGGGGCCTTATGGGGACGGGGACGGAACAGAAACTCAAGTCCAGCAAAAGAGGCCAAGTCTCGTCGACCGCCAGCCCTCCACTGTGGAGTACCTCCCTGGTATGGTGCACTCTGGCTGCCCCAAGGGCCTGCTACCTAAGTTCTCCAGCTGGTCGCTGGTCAAACTGGGCCCAGCCAAGTCATACAACTGCCACACTGGTCTGGAGCAGCCAGGCTTCCTACCCGGTTCTTCCTTCCTCTTGCCATGGGACTTGGTGATCCGCTCTCGGTCGGAGGAGGATACGGGACTGGTGGAGCCTCTGGATGGAGGCACCTCCTCATGGCCAGCCCCCAACAAGAGCCTCGTGGGAAAGCGAGGGAGCACCGGAGGACTTGGCAGGAGTCGCAGGAGGGACGACATGGCTCGGGTCTTTGTGGGGTTTGAGTATGAAGACAGCAGAGGACGACGCTTCATTAGCTCCGGACCTGATAAAATAGTGAAGGTGCTGGGGCCGGGGGGTGCCAAGGATCCTGCTACCAGGGTGCTAAACACAGACATGCCGCTGTACATCCCCTCCCCTTCCCAGGGCCGCGGCCTGAAGGCTCACTTCGCCCAGCTGACTCGCCTTTTTATTGTGGTGCCTGACGCCCAGCTGGAGGTTACACTCAACCCTCAG gtccAGCCTGGTCCTCCTCCCTGCCCAGTTTTCCATCCAGAGCAGACAGATTTAGTGTTGCCTCCTGATGGTCTCTGGGTGCTGCGGTTCCCTTATTCCTACTTGACAGATCGCGGCCCCTGTTACCCCCCCAAGGAGAATCAGCCCCTCAATAACTACAAGGTGCTGCGAGGAATCCTGAAGGCCACGACCGCAAACCCTCCACCACAATGA